The following nucleotide sequence is from Glycine max cultivar Williams 82 chromosome 9, Glycine_max_v4.0, whole genome shotgun sequence.
CTGTTACGGTTCCCACTTCGCACCGCACTGAAAGCAGCAGCATACCGACGCAAGGGTACGAACCGTAAATCAGAAGCAAGGAGAGGGTGAAGagtaaaaattcaatttcagtTACCTTTTTTCTATCAATTCCAAAACTATATCCCGCGTTACGAACAAGCCAGGTAGCcagaaaaaagggagagaagtgcGGTCTCTCACCGCACGCACTAGCACTGTCTCACTCTCTCACGCACGCATCATCTCAAACTTCTTCGCACTTTTTCACGGATCTGATCTAACTAAGTTCTCGCCATGAATCGCCACAACGATCCCAATCCTttcgaggaagaagaagtcaatCCTTTTTCGGTAATATAATCTCCCTGACTCTCTTTCCGTAGCTATATTTAGTTGTTTCTAAGATTTCTCACTCAGATCCAACCTAGTTTTCGCCCTAAATTTTCGTTCCACCGTGTTAGTATAAATATGGAACTAATTAGGTAACTCGTCGTTTGATCTAGATCTGTGGTTTATTTGCGTCGTTATGTTTTCGTTTCGTTTTCTTGTTTGGCGGCAAACGCGGTTAATTGAGAAAGAGTGTTTGCTGAATCATAGTGTTTGTGCTAAATCAGCACCGACACGAGAAATAGGTGCTGAACTTAGTGTGGATGTTTGTGGAGGACTTGGATCTAGAGAATATGTAGGTTTGCGGTTTCGGTGTTTTCTGAGCTACGCAATTGAGTGGATTCGTGTATTGGAAAATGTGCGTTGCATGAAAGGGTTATTCGATACTTAGGGGTTGGGACACCATAATTGGAAAAAAGGTTAGATAATTGGAATTGGTCAAGGAGTGTGGTTTGTAACGATTGATGCAGTATAGTTTTTGTTTTGTGCGCTCAGTTGTGTGTATGTACAGCTGAGCAGCATAAGTTTACGTGGTGTGCTTGTCTGGACTTAGGACACGTATAGTCTAGAAGAAGTGTGAAGTGTTGATGTAGTTAAGTAGAACTTGCCAATACTTCTGCTGATGTGTTAAATGTGTCCTCTGTGAATTGTGAAATCCCTTGGACCAATGTTTTATCTAAGCAAATTATGTTATGGGcattaaattaactaaactaaATAATAGTTTAATAAAATCTCCACCTTGTGtttgtaaatgtaaaaaaatgttgcTCAAAAGTGTGGTTGTTTGACAGGTTTGGTAATTCTGCATTTCATTGAGTTTGCAGAGTGCTCTTTGTGAGTTTGCTTTCAATTGCTACATTGGCCGAATGTAATTTTACCGTTTACAACAGAATGTAACCGATGGATTGATTTGAGCTTCAGTTCAGAGTTAATTTAGCTGCATGTGTAATAACAAGAGATATTTAACTAATTCAAACCTTGTTAATTCTGACAAACTAACTTTAATGTCTAGTTATACAACACACTTATTGAAATAAGGTGGTCATTATAATTGTCATCTCTAGTGCAAATTGCTAGTTTTGAGAGCCTTGGTATTTGATGCTTTATTGGTTAATTTAAGTCATGGTGTGGGTTTTTTTTCCATTCTATTTGTTCTTCCAGAATGGTGGTGCTGCTCCTGCATCCAAATCACGTATTCCACCATTAGCATCTCAGCCACTGGGCTTTGGTCAAAGGCATGATGCTACAGTTGATATTCCTTTGGATACTACAAATGTAATGTCATCGCTAATTCAGGGACTTCCCCTTATGACTGTAAGATGCTTTTTGGAGTGGCTGATTTTATTCTCCATGATATTTATATAGGACTCCAAGAAAAGAGGTCAAGAGCTAGCTGCTTGGGAAGCGGATTTAAAACGGAAAGAGAAggtttattttacaatttaagcattctttttgttgattttattgtcatcatcaacaGTGATATACCTATATTTTCTTAACTGCCTGAATGTATAAGTTCTTGCTCCTGCCACCGTTAATTGTATccttggctttttgttgatttcGTGACTCTTTAAAAATCATCTGtaggaaataaaaagaagagaagaggcTGTTTCTAGAGGTGAATGATGAGACCATTCCATGCTGCTTCAATTAAGTGTTTTTCATTGAATCTCTATATTTTTGCTGGGTcaataacatatttttcttgtttaaaaaataaatgtgctTATCAGCTGGTGTTCCTGTTGATGATAAGAATTGGCCTCCAATTTTCCCAATCATTCATCATGATATTGCCAATGAGATACCGGTTCATGCTCAGAGGCTGCAATATTTGGCCTTTGCAAGTTGGTTAGGTATGATTGCTtaaatactatttatttattcgtcattcatttattcattatttGGTTGGTTGATTACTTGATTgttgtttcaaatttaatttattatcatgtGTCTTGGTTTAGTTAGTATTTAGTAACTGCTTGCAGTTCTCTGCCAAAACAAAGGGTATAATATAAGCGATTATCATAATCAAAATTTTGGGCAATGTTTGGATGGCATAGAATGGGATAGGatagaatgaaataaaattaccaaGGTAGTTGAACTTAAGATTATACTTGGGATCTGGAAGGGTCACAGGATTGTAAATTGTAGGATCATAACATGGGTCTTAACTCTTAAGATCCTACAAAACCTATAGAACtcatatatatgcatataaaattgtgtaaataataaaaaacccTTAAATCACACtttaaatacttaataaaacttttaagTTTATAACCATAAGAAGAAAGCAAGTCAACCAAGTCATAGTAAGTCATAAGTGATAAAGCAAAAACAACTTAAGGTAGTAGGCAGTAACCTAGTAGTCTAGCACATAATACCAACTTAAGAGTGCGTtttgtaaagattaaaaaaaactcttttggtgttgtaaagattaaaaaaaaaacttttggtgttgtaaagattaaaaaaaaactcttttggTGTAGTTATCTAGTTTCTACATAACTTCTTTATTAAGTATATTAAAGGTGTTGCCTTGTGGAAATTTGTTTCATAGGGTATCTAATCACATCCCCCTTTaacttcacacacacacacacacacaaacactcCCTGTAGagcttccttttttttcatgtcGTCCGCTCCATCATAAACTTGTATGTATCTAATTATTTTCCTTCCATCTATGGTGTGATATCTTTGCAGGAATTGTTCTCTGCCTAGTTTTTAATGTAGTTGCTGTGACTGTCTGTTGGATCAGAGGCGGCGGTGAGCTCATTCTTCTAAACTTGGAAATACTTCCAACTGTTTAGTTTATTGATTGATTTGGACCTTACTGTAAAGCTTACAATGTACAGGTGTTAAAATTTTTTTCCTTGCGGTTATATATGGTCTACTTGGTGTTCCCCTTTCATATGTTCTTTGGTACAGACCCCTCTATCGTGCTATGAGGTCAGCTATGTTTTTCCTCCTAAGTCCCTGAACCTATCCAAACACCATTGTTTTAGGTCTAGTATGGAGTCTCTTTTAGTTACGGGCAGGAGAGACATAAATTAGTGTATGTTTGTGAAAGATTTATTTCCCAGGATATAattgcttattttttaaatctccgGAAATTGATAAGAGAAGTGATTATTTCTCTAAATAATCTGAACTAAAGTGCACAGCTGATTGTGCACAATGGTTTTTGCTCATGATTGTTTCTTATATGCAGGACGGATAGTGCACTGAAGTTTGGTTGGTTTTTCATGTTCTACTTGGTATGTTAATCTACTACATTATACTGGCTTAATACTACTGAACTAGTGTCTTATTAATTACTGTGGCTTGATGCAGCTTCATATTGGATTTTGCATCTTTGCTGCAATTGCGCCTCCAATTGTTTTTCATGGAAAATCATTAACGTAAGTTCTACAAATTGTATTACATAGTTTACTTGAATTCCATGAAGTTTTTGGTCTTTTTATCGGGTTGGTATTGggtgtgtaattttttattattatatatggtttaaaagcCAAGTGACCTCAAggaggaaaattttaaaaacttgtgTTCCAAGACTGTGCTGGTTTGTACTAGTGATAGGCTTTTTCTTAGTATAATGGGGGGAACTTTACTATAATTGGATGTTTTGAAACCAAAAGTTCCTTTACCAGTTTGTTTAGAAAAAAGTTCTTTATAAGGCACAAGAATGTAAGAGAATGATAGGATCCTTGTAAGTGTTTTTGAGCTTTGGATGatcacttttatttatttatttattatgtaggCATATGCAACATATGAAACATTATAGTGTGGTTATATGTTTATTGATATTTTGTCATATCATCCAAATTGAGGTGGGGAGGAAAAATTGCTGGGGAGGAAAAATTGCTgggggtttaatttttttatttttacattcttcataaatttattaaatttatcaaaaggTAGTTCCGTAGTTGGATGACATTTTGTGCTGTTATTTTATGTCAGCCTTTTGCTTAGTCGTATGTATTAGTAAATGTATTAAATAAGTATAAGTATACATttctttttagttaaatttcaattaattcatttgAAATTGCAGGGGCATCCTTGCTGCAATTGATGTCTTCTCAGACCATGTATTGGTTGGGGTAAGTTGTATTCTATGTACGCATACCAATTATTTTCTTGTTAGGTGAAATTATTGTCtctgttttaaaataatcatcatttaatattaatgaGCCACGAGCAATTTATTTTCTAAGGTTTCAACTGATATGGTAAGTTTTTTGTTTGCCAAATATATTGCACAGAATAGTTAGAAGCTTTTCTATTCATGCATTGCTCTTGAATATTGTCATTTCACAAATGAGGTTCTTTTACTTTAGGAGTATCTGGTTACCAAATTCTGATGTTAtggatttatatatttataataataataattttaaagtaaatagACATGAAGGCTATTAATCTTCTCAAGCTGATTACCCCTTCCTCCTATAAAATTATGATCTTATGTTCAAATCAATTGCAATAAGTGTCATGGGGAGTTGGAGACAGTTGAAGCTAATGTTGATTTTGGTTGACTTTGTCTGAGAAaccaaagaaaatgataatcaaGGGACTAATTGTGAGGACCTTTCATTGGACGAAGGGATGTAAAATTTGTGGGAATTGGACTTTTATGGAAATAGATTGTGTGCTGCTCTGCTTCTATAAAGGCATGAGTGCTGTGGGCTTGCTGTTGTATTATGTTTTCAGCAAAATCACAACAATCTGGATGCCCTGAGCCATCCGACGATAGGTGGAAAAATATTTGATCACATTTAGCAACTTGTTGAAGTAGctggaaaaatgaaaatttcctAACCCTttgttaatttgaatttttagtttATAGTGTAGGGTAAATCAAGTTTCATAACCTTTTCCCTTTGCTTACTTGTTTGGATCCAATCCATGTTTTATATTCATGCAGATATTCTATTTGATTGGATTTGGCATGTTTTGCTTGGAGGCTCTTCTAAGCTTATGGGTGCTTCAGGTGAGGGACATTTTCAtcgatttgaatttttatattgtcaaaCAGTAGCTTTTTGTGCATGCTTTTGCTTCATCACCATCGACTTGCccgtaaattattttataatgcgTGTTTAACATTATTGCTTCATgattgtttccttttcttttgtgtGTGCAGAAAATATACATGTACTTCCGGGGGCATAAGTGAGACTGTTCTCTTCTGGATTTTGATCCGACGGCTTTTATAATGTCAATCACTTCACAATGTGGCTTAGCATATTCTTTTTGTCTATCCTCATTTTCTCATACAATATCTTGGTGTGATATTGGTCTTGTTCTTTGTAGTTACCAGGGTTTAGTTTGTATCAGGGTTTAGTTTGTTTGTACCATACTGTGTAATGAATTCTGTGAAGTTCAGTATCTCTTCTAGAGTGTTTCGCTCcagtgaaaagaaaatatgcTTTCGATAAGCAGACATGTAGTGGATTTCCATTGAAGTATTATTGTATGGTATTGCAGTTGTGATGCGCCTCAAAAAAGCTAGTCCTctagacaagaaaaaaaaaatacaaaaattcacTAGCATACGTTGTGAATGACCCGGGATTATTTCTTTTTGAAGCGGTGTGATTACTGAAATGAGCGCAGTGTCTAATTCCATTCACATGACTCAGCATCGGATTTTGCTATCTATAAACCGTGTCAAGTGTTATCAGTATATATGTATAGGTGATCCTATTTAATCACCCAagtaaacttaaattttttttcaactcgCATTATTATATCAAGAAcaaattaacttaattattttataaaaatctaaaataaacagaattttaaatttattcatggAATCTTTCGTAAGCAATTTTCTGATATGAAAGTATGGGTTGTTggacaataaattattattaattatttacgtTGTAGGGGATGGGTTGACGAGCTTCCACTTGCCTCCTCTATATTTTCATCCGTGTTTATTTAAGAAATGCTTGTCATTACTAAAAGATACTACTGTAGCTTAAGTTTTTCACATTCTATTCACGATGAAATATTCCTGCGATTAGATTCActtaaaaattttgtttatgtttcttctcaatatttaatcattaaatccatttcatgtgtatttttttatatttatatttctgtTCTTTTCCTTTGTTTACTAATGATTTTTCGCTGTAACAAACCattgtaaaacaaaaattgaataagCAAGCGAGCTGGATTTCACCGGCCATACCGGCAAATGGGATCCGACTTTTGTGGCTTGTAGGATAGCATCACGCTGTTTACAAAAGTTGACTCTTTTTGACATTCTTACCTCATGATAAACACATACTTTGATTTTTAAGGTTTCCTATTAGTAAATTATTTGCAAGTTTCATGTATTCAGATAATCAACTTGAGAAGATTATTTGCTCATCATTTTCCAcctttaattctattttttaagcAAACAAGCTGAAATCACTAGATGAAATATTGAAAATGTAAAGCTACCCTGTCTCAAAATACAAATTAGATTCAAAAGATCTTGAGAAAtacaaaggagaaaaggaaTATTGAACAAATGTGAAAAAATTTCATGTTGTCATCACGAATAATGGTTGCGTGTATAAGTGACTCTGGTGGCTCAAGGAGTAGTGATGGTTGTGCAAGGGAGTGACAATGGTTGTGTCAGGAAACAACAATGGTTGTGTGAGCGGGCAACAATGGTGGCTCGAGGGGCTATCATGTTTGCAAGGGAGCGACACTGGTGGCTTGAGGGGCGGCCATGGTTGTGTCAGGGAGCAACGATCATGACAAGACTTATGGATTTGACATGTATTTTTTGTCATTGCAGGTTCAAATAATGATATTATTGTGTTAAATGTATCTAATgtgtttaatgaaattttttaggaTATGCACTCACGGTGTAATACATAGTGAATGAAACCCAATATGATATTATGAGATACTATCTAGTGAATGACATTTATTCAGACTTTATTATATTTGTGAAGACCATTTTAATGTCAcaaggagaaaagagaaaattatttgCACAATGACAAGAATCAGTAAGAAAAGATGTAAAACGTGCATTTGGAGGTCTCAAATCTTGTTTCGCTATCATATGTGGTCCATCACGTTTCTGAGATGCTTATACATTGAAGAATATAATTTATGCATGTATCATATTGCATAATATGATTATTGAAAAAGAACGACACACGTATCAAAATCATATTGATTATGATAATAAAGATAATGACATGTTGACAAATGAAATATCTTTGAGTGTTCATCCCGATTTCATATCAACATACTCTCAAAGAAGAGTAAATGTTCATGATAGAGGAAAACATCATCAACTTTAGATAGATTTGGTCGAGCATATTTAAgaacattttgaaaaataaaataatgaaaattaattttgtgtaaCATTACATATTTTCCatcattgtgtattttttttatgttttcaatgtCTTTGGGTTTAATTATCTGTTATTATGTAATgttcattgttttttaattgaataatattatgtattgtgaatttttcattatttttaacttattataaaaaaattaatagagtaattttttttatcatttcttaatatttaatatttttatacgtaatgattcaaaaattaaattaattattttatttgagtcataattaagttaaaataaaaagacatcATTTTGTTGACTCAAATTTACGTTAAATAATTTCCTTTTCTTCCAAACCACGCTGTTGTTGGCACCTTGAAACAGCAGTTTGAGTTCCCGTACCTACGTAAAGGCCTTAGTGCATGAAATGGGATAACCCCCAATCCAAATGTTGCGAAAGCCAAGCATGCTGTCGATTTAACAAGTACTAAACCCACTGGTTCTAGATCAAAACAACAACCTTCTTCATGTTCTAtttaaacatataataatattctcCTCGGGAACgtgtaaatatattatttgtggACTATACTACTTGGATGTTGTTCATACTAAACTTTTTTGCGTAGTATATATATTGAGgtgtcatttttataataatttccaCATTCGCGTGTGGGAGATGAGGCAATATGCCCAAACCATTGTCCTTTGGTGGTGAACGCCAATGGTTTAGTTTACGTAGTTACaattcaaaatgtttttaaatttgagaGGCACTTTTAGAACTCCGATTCATTCTAAACCTTGCATTTTAAACAACCCAAAAGTTAAACTTGAGCACTAcctcttaaattttaatttggtgcGAGCACAACGGCCAAACAAGTCGCCTAAGTCtttctaaatatataattatgttgatTTTGAGTAAAGATAATTGACTTCGATTGGAATGTCGTAAAAGGACCATGGCATGCAAGTGTCGTCGGCGTGCGTGTGCAAGTGACGAAAATCGTTTTTTTTAAGCTTTGAAAGTCAAAGGCATATTGGTTTGGTGGAAAATGACCAGAATATAAACTAATTGGTATAATTGAACTGAAACAAGTTTGTAAACCTTTTGCTGAAGAAGAATCCATTTAACGAGTATACATAATATATTCCAACTATGATGGAACATCACATTCTTATAAATAGTTCCAGAATAATTAAATTACCTAACAGTAACAGTTTCATAAACTTATTGAACACATTTAAACTTATTCTATATATATGGCTATTTGACCGGGGTCAGGTTATAGGCAGGCGCTTTAGTACCTAATTATGTTTGGGTTATGATatgaaaataatgtaaaagGTGAAAGATATACAAAGACAGTACAGAGAAAGaactaatatattaaaagagaGTATATAAATGGGATTCATCacgcaaaaaattaaaataaaagaatcaagatatataaaatgaaaatgaaaaaggtatgattttataattattttaagatgacATATATGTTTATTGAATGAAACTAATCACGTCATATCTTATTAGCTAggaaagatcaaattgaaaataaattctttcttcttgaataagtgtttatttataaaagaaaatattaaaaaaaataaaatttgttaatatattgGCAGTTTAGTTTTAATGAATTAAGTGATTGgcaataaccttttttttttaagctacCTTCGATGTGCAATTGTGTATTGGAGATGGAGACCGTGGCCATGAGACCCCCTTAGCAGAAGAAGGCTGAGAAGCACACATATTAGTGATATTATTACATTACATTCACTGTAAGCAGTATTTGACCATGTGGTTCTTACTGGCAATCAAACTAAATTTCACGTTGGTGGTTATTATTATGGGGCATATGCTTTTATATATACCTCACGACCTAACCCTCCACATCTTGTAGTGAGAGTGTCGAAAGGAAGAAACATATGTGGTCCTTGATCAAACATGGTCTCTTACAAGTTCCAATAGCAAGACTTCACATAACTCACACATACATACGTATTGATCTAAAATAAGAAAGCGAAAAAAGGGACATTTACACACATAACAAGGACTAGTATAGTCCAAGAGACCAAGATAGAATTGGATGGCATACACTCCCTTTGAAATCTACTTCACTTCACACCCCTAATCCCTCATCTTCAAAGAGCCACCAGATTCATGCCACGTGGCATGTCAAATATCCAAGCCACACTAACCACTCAGCTCAAGCAAGTTTATATCACGTATGCCATAACCTCATCATCAAATTCccccatttttttaataatgctaAAAATATCTGGTGCTGCTTTTGTCCttctatataattttcttaagagAAAAGTTAAAAGACAACTATACCCTTTTGTTGCTGATTCATCTTTGATATAACACCGCTATTCTATCATTAAAATTACCTCCAAACTTGTCCAAAACAAGGGGTAGTCACAGAAACACAAACAAGAAGAcaccaatattttctttttctcttttcttttcctgcTTATAACTgccttttgttttggttttaattccACCTCATATTTCATATGTGTTCCAAACTTCTTCTTGGAATGTCCCTTCCTAAATAACCCTCAAACAAAAGCCACCTTAACATCTCTTCTCTGAAAATTCTCtttagagagatagagagagagaaagaaattaagaaaaaatggcAGCCTGCACTGTCTACTCAACACAATCTCTGAGCACAAATTGCTCCATCTCAACCCCATCAAAGACACAGCTGAGTTTCTTCCACCAAAAGCAGGTAGTTTTCTGGAGGAACAGCAACAggggcagcagcagcagcagaagAAGCTATGTGATAACATGTGCAGCAGGTGACTCCCAGACAGTGGTGATTGGTCTTGCTGCAGACTCAGGGTGTGGGAAGAGCACCTTCATGAGGAGGCTGACAAGTGTGTTTGGAGGAGCAGCAGAGCCACCGAAGGGTGGCAACCCTGACTCAAACACACTCATCAGTGACACCACCACTGTCATATGCTTGGATGATTACCACTCTTTGGATAGAACTGGCAGAAAGGAGAAGGGTGTCACTGCCCTTGACCCTAGAGCCAATGATTTTGATCTCATGTATGAACAAGTTAAAGCTCTTAAGGATGGAATTGCTGTTGAAAAACCAATCTACAACCATGTCACTGGTCTCCTGGATCCCCCTGAGCTCATTAAACCCCCCAAAATCTTAGTCATTGAAGGCTTGCACCCAATGTAAGTATTGTGCTTCACTAAACTAATAATGgtacttgcttttttttttcaggaaaCATTTGTCATTAACAATTAGTCTAATTGATTTGTTAATTGTATTGCCTAGTGAATCTTCAGAAGTGGGAGGTGGGGGTGTTACGGTTGTTTGAAATTCTCTAACTTTTCTTTATGATTCTAAGGGGTTGTGAAGTGAGGAATTAAATGTGACACGGGTGGTTAAGCTGATAccttatccttttttttcttcttgaaaagTAGATGATTCCTTATCTATCTTTGTTTGATTGTATGGCTGAGGAATTTGCTAGTGATTTTCCCACCTTCCCACGTATGGTGGGGCCAACATGGATTCACTGTCACTCTTTTTTTCATACTACTCACTGTTACTCTAATAACGCAGACATGCCATATGTTTATGATTCAATTCATGGGGGCATAAAATCTTCTTGACTTCGATACTTTCAAAGTTCTTAAttacttaataaaatatttagttgGATTTTGACTTATACATAGTTTTCCTTAATTACTCCCCCCTCATCACAtggaatatatattaaaattttcactttctctctttttaccCATCTCACACTCATAAGGGAgtgtaaaataaaaactatcgTATTTGAATTTTACATCAAAGGGGAAATAAAATTATCGAGTAATTAAACTTTTATGTCTAAACTTAATAAATGACTATTACGTACTGATCAATCCGCTAATATGGCAAGGTTTCTTaatcttaattttgtaaaatgttcctctctttgatcttttcatcttttatatCGACTTGCACGTGATTCGTAGTAGACTAGTAGTATACGTGTAACttcttttgtaagaaaataaaatacgtGTAACTTCTTTCCAAGTCTTATAATATCTTATTAtcattctattatttatttatttcataacatTAATTATCTTGCTACGCATTTCTCTGTCTATTCTTCTTATTTAACCTTTTGTTGTGTAAGGAAgtgctataaaaaattatataaaatgtaaTCTCTTTCTCTGATTTTGGTGCGTGCGCTGATTATGTTTAATTGGTTAATTACTACTTACTACCCAATACAAACATAgtctaaaattgaattaaattgattttgaactGTTTTAatcggttgaattttatatctaaatagttaaattaatttaaaatttggttcAATTctgaattgatttcaaaaaattaattttaaattaaattgatttttaatcaattttagacTGATTCTAAGAGTGAAAATAATTCTCAACTGAtcttgagttaaaaaaaatatttaggtgaaaaaataaaaaccaaaataatttttataaaataatttgattaatcgaaatgattttataaaataatacacttcttttttttttgaattagtttgggtaaaaatcaatttagtttAGATTTGATTATAATCTGATTCGGTTTGAATAGGTTTTGTTTTTTACACCCTTCTAGAGCCCAATTCAGAATATTCTacttatctt
It contains:
- the LOC100806586 gene encoding Secretory carrier-associated membrane protein 4-like; protein product: MNRHNDPNPFEEEEVNPFSNGGAAPASKSRIPPLASQPLGFGQRHDATVDIPLDTTNDSKKRGQELAAWEADLKRKEKEIKRREEAVSRAGVPVDDKNWPPIFPIIHHDIANEIPVHAQRLQYLAFASWLGIVLCLVFNVVAVTVCWIRGGGVKIFFLAVIYGLLGVPLSYVLWYRPLYRAMRTDSALKFGWFFMFYLLHIGFCIFAAIAPPIVFHGKSLTGILAAIDVFSDHVLVGIFYLIGFGMFCLEALLSLWVLQKIYMYFRGHK